A portion of the Pedobacter cryoconitis genome contains these proteins:
- a CDS encoding DUF1543 domain-containing protein — translation MNEEISGELKLYMILLGSKAPKRNVEQHDFFFGIARNLKELVPSIRSFWPEAGNSIHLDGWREITMVDGYQVKVVLKEEAPLPSSPLLSPKKLFFINLGGYQPDILEEQHYTVLSVHEERTQAIQEAKKTVFFKNNKVKGAGSHIDEKYGIDVDDIYRIEDILADEFKDHYHLLITPSSGQEKDIINLGYLKLDKIK, via the coding sequence ATGAACGAAGAAATATCAGGAGAACTTAAATTATACATGATTTTATTAGGCTCGAAAGCCCCCAAAAGGAATGTCGAGCAGCACGATTTCTTTTTTGGTATCGCACGTAACTTGAAGGAACTGGTTCCTTCCATTCGCTCTTTTTGGCCAGAAGCAGGTAATAGTATTCATTTAGATGGCTGGCGCGAGATAACGATGGTAGATGGCTATCAGGTTAAGGTTGTTTTAAAAGAGGAAGCCCCTTTACCGTCATCGCCTTTACTTTCACCGAAAAAGCTCTTCTTTATTAACCTTGGCGGGTATCAGCCTGATATTCTGGAAGAACAGCATTATACGGTTTTGAGTGTGCACGAAGAACGTACACAGGCCATTCAGGAGGCAAAGAAAACTGTATTTTTTAAAAATAATAAAGTTAAAGGTGCGGGGTCCCATATTGATGAAAAATACGGGATAGATGTAGATGATATTTATAGAATCGAGGATATCCTTGCTGATGAATTTAAAGACCATTATCATTTATTGATTACCCCTTCATCAGGACAGGAAAAAGATATCATCAATTTAGGTTATCTGAAACTTGATAAGATCAAATGA
- a CDS encoding adenosine deaminase yields MKKYFTVFFAFILFQAQAQSVSNYLEKIRNNPSKLTAFFSQMPKGGDLHHHYSGSVYAESFIDYIVKNNYFINRETLAIAEKKPAEDKEWSKLGSLKKEGQLDDYKFRLLKKWSVKDYNNVSIPSDKQFFETFPSFDVASEKNIDSGLLEIKNRAVKEHVSYIETMLGSIKCAPINDLSLQFDPKFHTVLQQKDEQYCQALLDTLYGKLMEKNIFSCADNFSENTINKLHHAMHLDDDSFIMRYQTYTVRTLEASEVFKRLLLAFDAASKNPLIVGVNILSPENNEVAMRDYWLHMQMFRYCHKKYPSVKYTMHAGELTLGLVKPEELTWHISSAVYDAGASRIGHGVDIPYEANSYALMNYMKEKGIAVEINLFSNEFILKVKGDRHPVTLYKEFNVPIVISSDDAGVLRTNLTEQYVLLASRYPEFTYNDIKKIIYNSINYSFIKEPAVKTKLLAKLDRDFTAFEKLIINTPQKKN; encoded by the coding sequence ATGAAAAAGTATTTTACTGTATTTTTTGCCTTTATTTTATTTCAAGCCCAAGCTCAATCCGTAAGTAATTATCTGGAAAAAATCAGGAATAATCCATCAAAGCTTACTGCTTTCTTTTCGCAAATGCCTAAGGGAGGCGATCTTCATCACCATTATAGTGGCTCTGTTTATGCAGAAAGTTTTATCGATTATATTGTTAAAAATAATTACTTCATCAACAGGGAAACACTGGCAATAGCCGAAAAGAAACCAGCAGAAGATAAAGAATGGAGCAAGCTAGGTTCCCTGAAAAAAGAAGGCCAGCTGGATGACTATAAATTCAGGCTATTAAAGAAATGGTCTGTTAAAGATTATAATAATGTTAGCATTCCTTCTGATAAGCAATTCTTTGAAACCTTTCCTAGTTTTGATGTTGCAAGTGAAAAAAATATCGATTCTGGATTACTGGAAATAAAAAACAGAGCAGTCAAAGAACATGTAAGCTATATAGAAACCATGCTTGGCTCTATTAAATGTGCCCCTATCAATGACCTGAGCTTACAATTTGATCCGAAATTTCATACTGTACTGCAGCAAAAAGATGAGCAGTATTGCCAGGCGTTACTCGATACACTTTATGGTAAGCTCATGGAAAAAAACATCTTTTCCTGTGCAGATAACTTCAGTGAAAATACCATTAACAAATTACATCATGCGATGCATTTGGATGATGATTCATTTATTATGCGTTACCAGACTTATACGGTAAGAACTTTAGAAGCCAGCGAGGTTTTCAAAAGGTTGCTCTTAGCTTTTGATGCAGCCAGTAAAAACCCGCTTATAGTTGGTGTAAACATCCTTTCTCCAGAAAATAATGAGGTAGCTATGCGTGATTATTGGTTGCATATGCAAATGTTCAGGTACTGCCATAAAAAATATCCTTCGGTTAAATATACAATGCATGCGGGTGAACTTACGCTTGGACTGGTAAAACCTGAAGAATTAACCTGGCACATTAGTTCAGCTGTTTATGATGCAGGCGCTTCGCGTATTGGACATGGTGTAGATATTCCTTATGAAGCAAATAGCTATGCATTGATGAATTATATGAAAGAGAAGGGGATCGCGGTAGAAATAAACCTGTTCAGTAATGAATTTATTTTGAAAGTGAAGGGTGACCGTCATCCGGTAACACTTTATAAAGAATTTAATGTACCCATTGTGATTAGCTCAGATGATGCGGGAGTGCTGAGGACCAATCTGACTGAACAATATGTTTTACTGGCCAGCAGATATCCTGAATTTACTTATAATGATATTAAAAAGATCATTTATAACAGTATAAATTATTCTTTTATTAAGGAGCCAGCAGTCAAGACGAAATTGCTTGCGAAGCTCGACCGTGATTTCACAGCGTTTGAAAAACTCATTATAAATACTCCGCAGAAGAAAAATTAA
- a CDS encoding glycosyl hydrolase has translation MMVKILKAGLLLFCAVAAGCSKNNSSLPDSPVNPVVVTGKKGADFNVNNQNGTWYGNVINLQSHWYYTWGTDLPLQSAPQNCEFVPMFWGRSNVSDSNIAYAKQLGVQGKAKFILGFNEPDLGDQSNMTVQEALAAWPKLESIGLPLGSPATAWPTRQWMYDFLDQAIAQNRRVDFICVHMYVGTDDVAFVKVLQELHDKYKKPIWITEFATVANNATTMAQNPYTPEMVLGFMQRLLPKLEALDFVQRYSWFSGSPTSARLWSSALVDGNGNLTELGKWYAAYKPNTGIKK, from the coding sequence ATGATGGTCAAGATATTAAAGGCAGGGCTTCTTCTGTTTTGTGCAGTAGCTGCAGGATGTAGTAAAAATAATAGTTCATTACCAGACAGTCCGGTTAATCCTGTTGTAGTTACCGGTAAAAAGGGTGCTGATTTCAATGTGAATAATCAGAATGGCACATGGTATGGAAATGTGATTAACCTGCAAAGCCATTGGTATTATACCTGGGGTACAGATCTTCCACTGCAGTCCGCACCGCAAAATTGTGAATTTGTACCAATGTTCTGGGGCAGATCAAACGTGAGTGATTCGAATATTGCCTATGCTAAACAGCTTGGAGTACAAGGGAAAGCAAAATTTATCCTTGGATTTAATGAGCCTGATTTAGGCGATCAGTCAAATATGACCGTACAGGAGGCACTTGCTGCGTGGCCCAAACTTGAGTCCATAGGCTTGCCCTTAGGTAGCCCTGCAACGGCCTGGCCAACCAGACAGTGGATGTACGATTTCCTGGATCAGGCAATTGCGCAAAATAGACGTGTTGATTTTATCTGTGTACATATGTATGTAGGGACAGATGATGTTGCCTTTGTCAAAGTTTTACAGGAGCTGCATGATAAGTATAAAAAGCCGATCTGGATCACTGAATTTGCAACTGTTGCAAATAATGCAACGACTATGGCACAGAATCCATATACGCCGGAAATGGTGCTGGGCTTTATGCAAAGATTATTGCCCAAACTTGAAGCGCTTGATTTTGTACAGCGGTATAGCTGGTTTTCTGGTTCACCGACCAGTGCAAGGCTATGGTCTTCTGCCCTTGTAGATGGGAATGGTAATTTGACGGAGCTCGGAAAATGGTATGCTGCTTATAAGCCGAATACAGGGATTAAAAAGTAG